A genomic segment from Corylus avellana chromosome ca5, CavTom2PMs-1.0 encodes:
- the LOC132180263 gene encoding RING-H2 finger protein ATL58-like: protein MMSYSHSDPPCSSLSRASNAQRMYQALIISIPVSSAFIILLFFYLCYLRRQRAYWSSIRMRASYADNNNGISRSELGMKKELREMLPIIVYRESFSIRDTQCSVCLADYQAEDRLQQIPACGHTFHMDCIDHWLTTHTTCPLCRLSLLATKSSTELPHVHDASIQQRPHTWEETQAVQISESSLGDARLPQNNSKEDARNSDSLDHEREFTGSRYDTERHEPIDGFSA from the exons ATGATGTCTTATAGCCATTCAGATCCACCTTGTAGTTCCTTATCAAGAGCTTCAAATGCACAGAGGATGTACCAAGCTTTGATTATCTCTATTCCTGTCTCCTCTGCTTTTAtcatcctcctcttcttctACTTGTGCTATCTTCGCCGTCAGAGGGCCTATTGGTCGTCTATTCGAATGCGAGCGTCTTATGCTGACAACAACAATGGCATCTCCAGG TCTGAATTGGGCATGAAGAAAGAACTAAGAGAGATGCTACCCATAATTGTGTACAGGGAGAGCTTCTCTATCAGAGATACACA ATGCTCAGTGTGCCTTGCGGACTACCAGGCAGAGGACAGGCTTCAACAGATACCTGCCTGTGGCCATACGTTTCACATGGACTGCATTGATCACTGGCTCACTACCCATACCACCTGCCCACTCTGCCGCCTCTCTCTCCTTGCCACCAAATCTTCAACTGAACTACCGCATGTACATGATGCATCGATTCAACAGAGGccccatacttgggaagaaacACAAGCCGTACAAATATCTGAATCAAGCCTTGGAGATGCGAGACTTCCCCAAAACAATTCTAAAGAAGATGCAAGAAACTCTGATTCTCTTGATCATGAGAGAGAATTTACGGGTTCAAGATATGACACTGAGCGACATGAGCCTATTGATGGATTTTCTG CTTGA
- the LOC132180264 gene encoding phytolongin Phyl1.1-like codes for MDTIQNTVYYCCVQRSNRILYTHSGGDHEIENLAALCLERAPPFHKWYFQTMHKRTFGFLMEDGCVYFTIVDEGLGNSGVLQFLEHVRDEFKKVARKGSRGSFSSMNSIGMQEQLVPVIRHLITSLENVSQSRSDWTAETPSSLHAGLSPSPSNANGQIEAASSTKAPLLSKSSKQEKKKAKDHVIGMRDIELDEHRRSTDRGVKADLEALDSNNQSAVSSSVSLQKDLGSMRVRPGSQSIRKKWCRQVRIVLAIDAAICVILFVIWLLICRGIACLR; via the coding sequence ATGGATACGATTCAGAATACAGTTTATTACTGTTGCGTTCAAAGGAGTAACCGGATTCTGTACACGCATAGTGGGGGAGACCATGAAATTGAGAATTTGGCTGctttgtgcttggaaagggctccCCCATTCCACAAGTGGTATTTCCAGACAATGCATAAAAGGACTTTTGGGTTTTTGATGGAAGATGGTTGTGTTTATTTCACAATTGTTGATGAGGGTCTGGGTAACTCGGGTGTTCTTCAGTTCCTGGAGCATGTGAGAGATGAATTTAAGAAGGTGGCTAGAAAAGGTTCAAGGGGAAGTTTTTCAAGTATGAACTCAATTGGCATGCAAGAACAGCTAGTGCCTGTCATCCGCCACTTGATCACCTCGCTGGAGAATGTTTCTCAAAGCAGGAGTGATTGGACAGCTGAAACACCTTCATCACTTCATGCAGGTCTGTCTCCATCACCAAGTAATGCAAATGGACAAATTGAAGCTGCTAGTTCTACAAAAGCCCCTTTGTTGAGCAAATCTAGCaagcaagagaaaaagaaggcaAAGGATCATGTGATTGGAATGAGAGACATTGAGTTGGACGAGCACCGAAGATCTACAGATAGAGGAGTCAAGGCTGATTTGGAAGCTCTGGATTCTAATAACCAAAGTGCAGTAAGTTCCTCGGTCTCATTACAGAAGGATTTAGGCTCAATGAGGGTCAGACCAGGCTCTCAAAGTATTCGGAAGAAGTGGTGTCGCCAAGTACGAATTGTTCTTGCCATTGATGCAGCTATCTGTGTAATACTGTTCGTGATCTGGTTATTGATCTGTCGTGGTATTGCATGCCTTCGTTGA
- the LOC132180265 gene encoding uncharacterized protein LOC132180265, whose amino-acid sequence MNKSTDSWEIHHIPDKPPTPPDQQPTVNVFASAIEPKLANTLEVNAAVIVDPSVKQVIASACDESCCWNTPTNKTSIRPCSLKQPEACISHPESNIVVTHDSFLPNGSTTKLKQLCTGVSCLYLWQWCPQREL is encoded by the exons ATGAACAAGAGCACAGACTCGTGGGAAATCCATCACATCCCAGACAAGCCTCCAACACCGCCTGACCAACAACCCACCG TGAATGTTTTTGCTTCAGCTATTGAGCCAAAGCTCGCCAACACTTTG GAAGTGAATGCTGCAGTGATTGTGGATCCTTCAGTTAAGCAAGTAATTGCTAGTGCATGTGATGAAAGTTGCTGTTGGAATACTCCCACTAACAAAACCAGCATTCGACCTTGCTCCTTGAAACAGCCAGAAGCTTGTATTTCCCATCCTGAGTCCAATATAGTAGTAACCCATGacagttttcttccaaatggTTCCACCACTAAACTCAAACAATTATGTACTGGTGTTTCTTGTTTATACCTTTGGCAGTGGTGTCCTCAACGAGAgctctaa
- the LOC132181466 gene encoding uncharacterized protein LOC132181466, whose protein sequence is MCNKNSPPDMKTRSKIKKEREAVKPARKTRTKTRKPKFLSLRLKLSSENSQNSTQMTHNCKTNHHEHHQLNLFPLHPENLVEDHKVDIHDENVAFLFNSEGGGGATTLNGLLSGVSSSEEDSLSPPPYAYGGQDSDEGRLADGGGNNCDQSASSKLVRTAMRKRDRDLSGEKWVCYSEVLVEKKEPEEVTSCATDVVWCAKRRTSPQGSLSLKLDYQGILKAWSGKGPLYIEGESPPQTVPDLHDDFLPHDATANVLADSWGSAANLWRVPEMGNGYIGSIKVEEEVEGKDGWKMRHREASVLRYKEKRQNRLFSKRIRYEVRKLNAEKRPRMKGRFVKRC, encoded by the exons ATGTGCAACAAGAACAGTCCTCCTGATATGAAAACCAGGTCGAAGatcaagaaagagagagaagcagtCAAACCAGCTCGCAAAACAAGAACCAAGACCAGGAAGCCCAAGTTTCTGAGTCTCCGCCTAAAGCTCTCCTCGGAGAACTCACAAAACTCGACCCAAATGACCCACAACTGCAAAACCAATCACCATGAGCACCACCAGCTCAACCTGTTCCCTCTGCACCCAGAAAACCTAGTCGAAGATCACAAAGTCGACATACATGACGAGAACGTGGCGTTCCTCTTCAACTCCGAGGGCGGCGGCGGCGCCACCACTCTCAACGGCCTCCTCTCCGGAGTTTCTTCCTCCGAGGAGGACTCCCTCTCTCCGCCGCCGTACGCCTACGGGGGACAGGACAGCGACGAGGGTCGTCTTGCTGATGGTGGTGGTAATAATTGTGATCAGAGTGCGAGCTCAAAGCTGGTACGGACGGCCATGAGGAAGAGAGACAGGGACCTGAGCGGCGAGAAGTGGGTGTGTTACTCGGAGGTACTGGTAGAGAAGAAGGAGCCGGAGGAGGTAACTAGCTGCGCCACCGACGTCGTTTGGTGTGCAAAGCGGCGGACGTCACCGCAAGGGTCGTTGTCGTTAAAGCTCGATTATCAGGGCATCTTGAAGGCTTGGTCTGGTAAGGGCCCTCTTTACATTGAAGGAGAGTCTCCTCCACAGACTGTGCCTGACTTGCATGATGATTTTCTTCCCCATGACGCCACTGCCAAT GTTTTAGCGGATAGCTGGGGCAGCGCTGCTAATCTATGGAGGGTGCCAGAAATGGGTAATGGTTATATTGGTAGCATCAAAGTGGAAGAGGAAGTGGAAGGCAAAGATGGTTGGAAGATGAGGCACAGAGAAGCAAGTGTGTTGAGATACAAGGAGAAGAGGCAAAATAGACTCTTCTCTAAGCGAATTAGATACGAAGTTCGAAAGCTTAATGCCGAGAAACGACCCCGTATGAAG GGTCGATTCGTGAAGAGATGTTGA